The genomic stretch AAGCTCCTCCAAGGTATGTACGCGAGTGCCAATCCATCCGCCGCGCTTGTTCGATTAACAAACTCCCATTGCCGGGCTCAGGTAAATTCATTGTGCTGTCGGGTCAGATGGGGCGCGCGGGGAGGAGATGGAACCGCCGGTCGCCTCGTGCCGGTGCCATTTCTTCGACGGGTGCGGGGACCTGCTGCCAcagccgggcggcggcggtggggagcaCTGGGTCGACGAGGTGCTGAGGAGGAGGTTCCTCAGACTGGGTATGCCTCCGATTGGTTTCGATGTGCTACTTTTTGAATTTTATGTGGGTTCTACTTGAATTTTACGCTTCTGTTCTGATGTAACAGTGCGGTGGAAGGAGAAGAGACGCCGAGTAGATCGACCACTTCCAAGGAGTAGTTTGATTGGTTAGTTTCAGCTTGAATTTACTGAGTCATAATTTGATGTTGGGCACCAAAAATTTTAAGAAACAACTTTGCTTTGGACTGCAGATCTTCTGTACCCATCAAAGTACAGTAGAAATTTTTTTCCGTGTTAAACTCACTTCTTCTGACTATAGGGTTCCTATAGCACGAGGAAATATTATAATTGTTTAAGCTGTACTTTCAATTGCTTCACTTGTGCAGATCTCAACAGTGAGGATGAGATGCAGCAGCTTAGCATGTCGACTGATTTCCTGGTGGAGCTATCAGACGGCCTTTTTGCCAAAGTACAATTCTACCATCTGCTTGTAACAAAGATCGTTTATTCCACATTTTTGAAGTTAGATTTACTTATGCAGAGAGAAGCTGCCCCCTCATTTGTTACATTTTCTCACCAAGCAGTGGATTTCATTCTGGGTAAGTTACAATTGAGCTGTTGTGTGTTTAACGAATCTGACCATTAATCTGATACAAAAAGGTGAATGCCACAGAAATTATTGTTATTCAAATGGCAAAGTTTACTCATGTTTACTGTGCAATCTATTATTTGATTGAAACGATCATGGCTAATCAATTGGTAATCACTTTACCTGCTCAGCTTCACTGAAGAACATTCTATCATCAGAAAGGGAGAAGGAGCTAGTTGGGGAGATAATCGATGGTTTAGTGTCTCGTTTGATGAAAAGGATGTGCACTGTTCCTGAAAATGCTGGTACTTCAGATTCAGGTGACACCTGTTACATTCTTAATGAGTTTAATATATTTTGCATGTGTTTTTTCCTCGGGAGTAGCATAAGTAAAGTGATACCATGGTGCAGTTTCATTTTTTTGGGCAGTTCACCTGTATGGAATGACATTTTTTGGTTTATTCATTGTTTTCCTCTGTTGATCAAATCTCATGCACCTGTCCTGCATGTTCGAGATAAAAACTTTGTAGGGCAGTGAACTTGACCTTCAATCAACTTGATTGGAGTTTGGGCACCTCAGCTGTTCTTTGTTAATTCATGTTGATTGTTTTCATATTTCACAATATTTTGTGGTGGCCTTATGCCTAGGCCCCTTTTGTTCTATAGTAGAGCACAGGAGCTTGATGCTCCAAGgatactgtttttttttcatgtggCCGTATCTCTCTTAAGGAGAGTGTTAAGTTGAACTTGTCAAGTCATAGATGATATTCTGCGTAAGATACTCAAATGCAAAGTAAAGTATGCCTTCCTTCCTTAATATTTCAGTTTGAAAATACACCAGGATGCATTGCAGCTTGCGAGTTTCCTCTGAAGTGAGATTAGTATGAGCAGTTAGCTGCACTTTACATATTGTCCAAAGTAACGTCGAGGACAACTTAGGTACCAGTTGATTCGTGGTCCTAATGAAAGTGGTATCAAGTATGATAAATTGGTTGGAGGCTTTATCACATTTATATTGCACATTCTATTATATCCAAAACATCTTAGTGTTTTTTTCATGATGACATAGATTGGATTGGAAATGTGGGAGAGGCAAGACATGGCGTGTGCTCACCATCAACAGAGGCTCTGAGCATCTAGTTTAAGGGGAATTAAATTCACTCTTCCTTAACAAACTCAATGGCTGATGCCCAACATATGGAGCCATCACTAAAAGCCAAACAAACAAACTAGCTAACTTAATCCCCAAGCTACTAGCTGATCTGAACAAATTGAAGGACAAAGCCTATCTTACTCTGGTGCTGCAGTTGTGGGCGCCAGCGTAGCATTATCATGCTTCTTGCAGCGCTGGTAGGTCTGACCAGCAAAGGCGTACACAAAACACGATCCGTCTACTTTATGCTTTATTTTAGTCAAATCTGCTATCTATGTTGTTCATATGATCTTATTTTGCTTGGTTATAGCGTATTGATTTGTGTTCCTTCCATTTTGTTCAATATTTCGCAGGATCAGTTGACTGCTCAGATGCCCAGTTCTCTGTGCAGCACTTGTTCCGTAAGTTAGGGAATGAGGAGTTTATTGGTCAGCGGATAATCCTTGCAGTTTCTCAAAAGATCTCGAATGCATCAGAAAGGTTACTTCTGGTTGATCCTTTTGATGATGCTTTCCCTGATATCCATGGCAATATATT from Setaria italica strain Yugu1 chromosome II, Setaria_italica_v2.0, whole genome shotgun sequence encodes the following:
- the LOC101768066 gene encoding protein MULTIPOLAR SPINDLE 1 isoform X1, with translation MGPPAPSRPPTPTASAATATSSSRIDSPSLKAALAMALIHYNRLPGKAAATASAAAGTSTSSAPFLHWKRKAKDRKREILRLREELKLLQDGARGEEMEPPVASCRCHFFDGCGDLLPQPGGGGGEHWVDEVLRRRFLRLVRWKEKRRRVDRPLPRSSLIDLNSEDEMQQLSMSTDFLVELSDGLFAKREAAPSFVTFSHQAVDFILASLKNILSSEREKELVGEIIDGLVSRLMKRMCTVPENAGTSDSGSVDCSDAQFSVQHLFRKLGNEEFIGQRIILAVSQKISNASERLLLVDPFDDAFPDIHGNIFIMIQLIEFLITDYMKDWLCCEHFDKRLLEECARSILKARNDLQILENMNGLYVVYIERIVGRLAREVAPAAHQGKLDPEVFSKLLC
- the LOC101768066 gene encoding protein MULTIPOLAR SPINDLE 1 isoform X2, giving the protein MGPPAPSRPPTPTASAATATSSSRIDSPSLKAALAMALIHYNRLPGKAAATASAAAGTSTSSAPFLHWKRKAKDRKREILRLREELKLLQDGARGEEMEPPVASCRCHFFDGCGDLLPQPGGGGGEHWVDEVLRRRFLRLVRWKEKRRRVDRPLPRSSLIDLNSEDEMQQLSMSTDFLVELSDGLFAKREAAPSFVTFSHQAVDFILASLKNILSSEREKELVGEIIDGLVSRLMKRMCTVPENAGTSDSGSVDCSDAQFSVQHLFRKLGNEEFIGQRIILAVSQKISNASERIQLIEFLITDYMKDWLCCEHFDKRLLEECARSILKARNDLQILENMNGLYVVYIERIVGRLAREVAPAAHQGKLDPEVFSKLLC